In Acidiferrobacterales bacterium, the genomic window TTATACCGGCAGGGCTTTTCTTGTTTTTGACTTGTCTAAAGAGATTTCAGGGTGTAACCTGAAAACTCACAATTTGCCGAAGCAGGATACCATTTATGAGTTTGCTGAGTTTCACGAAAATGTACATACTGGTTTCAGAGCATACAAAATCACATCAATTGTCATAATTCAACAGGAAAAATTCATGGAAAACGTCATCAGAACATCCAGATTGGTACTGATCGCAGTAGGCTTGCTGATCGTCTCGGTTCAGACATTTGCTGCAGAACCACCGGTATTTACCGGCCGGGGAGAGTTTGCGATCAACGGGTATGATGCAGTTGCCTATCACACCGAGCGCAAGCCGGTCAAGGGGGACAGTCAATTCACCGCGCAGTGGAACGGAGCCAAGTGGCGTTTCGCCAGCGAGGAGAATCGCAGCCTGTTCGAATCAGACCCGGAACGATGGGCTCCG contains:
- a CDS encoding YHS domain-containing protein, with amino-acid sequence YTGRAFLVFDLSKEISGCNLKTHNLPKQDTIYEFAEFHENVHTGFRAYKITSIVIIQQEKFMENVIRTSRLVLIAVGLLIVSVQTFAAEPPVFTGRGEFAINGYDAVAYHTERKPVKGDSQFTAQWNGAKWRFASEENRSLFESDPERWAPQYGGYCAWAVSNNYTAKTDPDAWSVVDDRLYLNYNRRIRKKWSKDIPGNIKRGDANWPAVLKK